A portion of the Flavobacterium magnum genome contains these proteins:
- a CDS encoding outer membrane beta-barrel protein, translated as MKNAMHLLVCLLLCGFLSAQTGKITGKINSQDNQTIEGVLVSLLSATDSALLKTTFPEPDGSFSFSNLTDNQYLVLIEGDGFEMFQSAPLTVNQNTVALPVVTLTTSSRKLDEVVVVRKKSFVENKIDRTVVNVDAMMSAAGSNAMDVLEKSPGISIDQNGVITFKGKSGVAVFIDDKPSYLSGADLEAYLKSLPASTLNQIELMTNPPAKYDAAGSAGVINIKTRKSRQKGFNGSVSSRVSKGKRGRTQNSLNLNYTDGKIRLYGSAGFSAGENLTDLYIFRRYKNPDGSTKTLFDQNSILTGKNNSANLRAGMDYYASENTTLGVSVTALSTSGDNMSNVRSVLTNAASVLDSTIVADNKEDKRFKNGGVTLNYSRDLGGDRKLTADADFLAYSDRTAQLYRNYIYQPDGSLSSSDRSTGRLPSKISIYAFKTDYSQPFKGEASFETGYKVSYSRTDNVADYADIINGFPVPNLKNSNHFKYDEVIHAAYANFSKNFKRFSLQAGLRLESTVSKGNQLGNGTANSASRFTRSYTNLFPTAYLMYKLDSIGNNQLVTSYGKRINRPYYQDLNPFLSPLDKFTFYSGNPYLNPSFAHNVELSYRYKGLFSTTLSYGQSDDEINETIEIRDEIYYSRPGNIGKSRYYSLNMQSDFEVAKWFSTSLYAETTRSSYKSDLYTEGLDSKGTFFFFSANNRFTISKSWAAELSGRYNSEITSSQFTLGARGSINVAIQKKVLKDQGTLRLIANDIFYMGINNGVINNLQLTDATWKNKPDSRYVALAFSYSFGKMFQQKGSERSGAAEEQGRVKG; from the coding sequence ATGAAAAATGCCATGCACCTCCTGGTATGCTTGCTGCTTTGCGGATTTCTTTCCGCGCAAACCGGAAAAATCACCGGTAAAATCAATTCCCAAGACAATCAAACTATTGAAGGGGTTTTGGTTTCCCTGCTTTCCGCAACCGACAGCGCCCTGCTTAAGACCACCTTTCCCGAACCTGACGGGAGTTTCAGCTTCAGCAATCTTACGGATAACCAATATCTTGTCTTGATTGAAGGTGATGGTTTTGAAATGTTCCAAAGTGCGCCGCTGACGGTGAACCAAAATACGGTAGCCCTGCCGGTGGTCACACTCACCACATCTTCGAGGAAACTCGACGAGGTAGTCGTGGTCAGGAAAAAATCGTTCGTGGAAAATAAGATTGACCGCACGGTAGTGAATGTCGATGCCATGATGTCTGCGGCGGGTTCTAATGCCATGGACGTCCTCGAGAAATCACCCGGGATTTCCATCGATCAGAACGGCGTAATCACTTTCAAGGGCAAGAGTGGCGTAGCTGTGTTTATTGATGACAAGCCAAGTTACCTTTCCGGTGCCGACCTCGAGGCGTATCTCAAATCGCTGCCCGCGTCGACACTCAATCAGATCGAGCTCATGACCAATCCTCCGGCCAAATATGATGCTGCGGGCAGTGCCGGCGTCATCAACATCAAGACCAGGAAAAGCCGGCAAAAAGGTTTTAACGGCAGCGTCAGTTCGCGCGTTTCAAAAGGCAAACGCGGCCGGACCCAGAACAGCCTGAACCTGAATTACACCGACGGGAAAATCCGTTTGTATGGAAGCGCAGGTTTTTCAGCAGGCGAAAACCTCACTGATCTTTACATCTTCAGGCGCTACAAGAATCCGGATGGGAGTACGAAGACGCTCTTCGACCAGAACTCAATCCTTACAGGTAAGAACAATTCGGCTAACCTCAGGGCAGGGATGGATTATTATGCCTCTGAGAACACCACGCTCGGTGTCAGTGTCACCGCGTTGTCCACTTCGGGCGACAATATGTCCAACGTCCGCAGCGTGCTAACCAACGCCGCCTCGGTACTCGACTCGACCATTGTTGCCGACAACAAGGAGGACAAAAGATTTAAGAACGGTGGCGTCACGTTGAACTACAGCCGCGATCTGGGCGGCGACAGGAAACTCACCGCCGACGCCGATTTCCTGGCTTATTCGGATAGGACTGCGCAACTGTACCGCAATTACATTTACCAGCCCGACGGCAGTCTGAGCAGCAGCGACCGGTCTACAGGAAGGTTGCCTTCGAAAATTTCGATTTACGCGTTCAAAACCGATTATTCACAGCCATTTAAAGGAGAAGCGAGTTTTGAGACCGGCTATAAGGTGAGCTATTCCAGGACTGATAATGTGGCCGATTACGCGGATATAATCAATGGTTTCCCCGTTCCGAATTTAAAGAACAGCAACCATTTTAAATACGATGAGGTGATTCATGCCGCGTATGCCAATTTCAGCAAAAACTTTAAGCGGTTCTCGCTGCAGGCAGGACTGAGGCTGGAAAGCACAGTGTCTAAAGGGAATCAGTTGGGAAATGGCACGGCCAACTCGGCGTCGCGCTTCACCCGATCCTATACAAACCTGTTTCCGACGGCCTACCTGATGTACAAACTGGATTCCATTGGCAACAACCAGTTGGTCACCTCGTACGGGAAGCGCATCAACCGTCCGTATTACCAGGATTTAAACCCGTTTTTGAGTCCATTGGATAAATTCACGTTTTATTCCGGGAACCCCTACCTCAATCCGTCGTTTGCGCACAATGTCGAACTGTCATACCGCTACAAGGGTTTGTTCAGTACAACCTTAAGCTACGGACAGTCTGACGATGAGATCAACGAAACCATTGAGATCAGGGATGAAATTTATTACAGCCGTCCCGGCAACATTGGGAAGAGCCGCTATTACAGCCTTAATATGCAATCTGATTTTGAGGTGGCCAAATGGTTTTCGACCAGCCTGTATGCCGAAACCACACGAAGCAGCTATAAAAGTGACCTGTATACCGAAGGTTTGGATTCAAAAGGAACTTTTTTCTTCTTTTCGGCGAACAATCGCTTCACAATCAGCAAAAGCTGGGCTGCGGAACTCAGCGGCAGGTACAATTCCGAAATCACGTCGTCACAATTTACGCTCGGTGCGCGTGGCAGTATCAATGTGGCCATCCAGAAAAAAGTGCTCAAAGACCAGGGTACCCTTCGGCTTATCGCCAACGACATTTTCTATATGGGCATCAACAATGGCGTAATCAACAACCTGCAGCTTACCGACGCGACGTGGAAAAATAAGCCGGACAGCCGGTATGTCGCACTGGCTTTCAGTTATTCATTCGGGAAAATGTTTCAGCAGAAGGGCAGCGAACGCAGCGGTGCGGCCGAAGAACAGGGCAGGGTAAAGGGATAA
- the fahA gene encoding fumarylacetoacetase: MPITANNPHRKSWLEVPPESDFPIQNIPFGVFLTKDDVITIGTRIGDYAIDLGALQQLNYFEGIELTDDMFMQDTLNDFISDGKKTWRLVRNRIADIFDAKNNELKDNKDHRDAIVHHIDEVEMQLPVLIGDYTDFYSSKEHATNVGKMFRDPENALLPNWLHIPVGYHGRSSSIVPSGIPVHRPMGQTVPAGESTPVFGPSRSIDFELETAFITTDVNIMGENIPVHEAEDYIFGMVLLNDWSARDIQRWEYVPLGPFLAKNFASSISPWIVTMDALEPFRTRGPKQDPTPLPYLQQKGKHAFDITLEVEIEPENCEPTVVSQSNFKYMYWSMSQQLAHHTSNGCRVNSGDMMGSGTISGPTPDSFGSMLELTWGGKNPIVMKDGTERKFINDNDSVRFRGWCRNNEVRIGFGEVCSKLLPPFVRS, translated from the coding sequence ATGCCAATTACCGCAAATAATCCACACCGTAAATCGTGGCTGGAAGTGCCGCCGGAAAGCGATTTCCCGATTCAGAACATTCCTTTCGGGGTGTTCCTGACCAAGGACGATGTGATCACCATAGGCACCCGGATAGGCGATTACGCCATTGATCTGGGCGCTTTACAGCAACTCAACTATTTTGAAGGCATTGAGCTTACCGATGACATGTTCATGCAGGACACGCTGAACGATTTCATCTCTGACGGCAAGAAAACCTGGCGGCTCGTGCGCAACCGCATCGCCGATATTTTCGACGCCAAAAACAACGAACTTAAAGACAACAAGGACCATCGTGACGCAATCGTGCACCATATCGATGAAGTGGAAATGCAATTGCCTGTGCTAATCGGTGATTATACTGATTTTTATTCCAGTAAGGAGCATGCTACAAACGTCGGCAAAATGTTCCGCGATCCTGAGAATGCCCTGTTGCCGAACTGGCTGCACATCCCTGTGGGGTACCATGGCCGGAGTTCGTCAATTGTGCCGTCGGGCATTCCGGTACACCGTCCGATGGGGCAAACGGTACCGGCGGGTGAATCCACACCGGTTTTCGGGCCTTCAAGATCCATCGATTTTGAACTGGAAACGGCGTTCATCACCACCGACGTCAACATCATGGGTGAAAATATACCGGTGCATGAAGCAGAGGATTACATTTTCGGGATGGTGCTGCTCAATGACTGGAGCGCCCGTGACATACAGCGTTGGGAATATGTGCCGCTCGGGCCGTTCCTGGCCAAAAATTTTGCGTCATCGATTTCTCCCTGGATTGTGACGATGGATGCTTTGGAACCGTTCCGTACAAGGGGCCCCAAACAAGATCCTACACCCCTGCCCTACTTACAACAGAAAGGCAAACACGCATTCGACATCACCCTTGAAGTGGAAATAGAGCCGGAAAACTGCGAGCCTACAGTGGTAAGCCAGTCGAATTTCAAGTACATGTACTGGTCGATGAGCCAGCAGCTCGCGCACCACACCTCGAACGGCTGCCGCGTTAATTCAGGCGATATGATGGGATCGGGGACGATCTCAGGACCCACTCCGGATAGTTTTGGTTCGATGCTTGAACTGACCTGGGGCGGTAAAAACCCGATTGTCATGAAAGACGGTACGGAGCGCAAATTCATCAATGACAACGACTCAGTCCGATTCCGCGGCTGGTGCAGGAATAATGAGGTGCGCATCGGATTCGGGGAAGTTTGCAGCAAACTGTTGCCGCCGTTTGTAAGAAGCTGA
- a CDS encoding carbon-nitrogen hydrolase, producing MSNVKVGLVQMSCDADKQANLDKAIREIRVAAEKGAQIVCLQELFTSLYFCDVEDYENFKLAEPIPGQSTAALSAVAAELHVVIIASLFEKRAEGLYHNTTAVIDADGTYLGKYRKMHIPDDPAYYEKFYFTPGDLGYKVFNTKFAKIGILICWDQWYPEASRITALMGADIMFYPTAIGWATDQDEQTNKDQYESWQIIQRSHAVANGIPVVSVNRVGFEQQGAMKFWGGSFVANGQGKLLYLASHDEEETTVVDVNLNDADHFRMHWPFLRDRRIDSYQPITKRFIDED from the coding sequence ATGTCAAATGTAAAAGTGGGTCTGGTGCAAATGTCCTGTGATGCCGACAAGCAGGCCAACCTCGATAAGGCCATAAGGGAAATCCGTGTGGCAGCCGAAAAAGGCGCACAGATTGTCTGCCTGCAGGAACTCTTCACCTCATTGTATTTCTGCGATGTCGAGGACTATGAGAATTTTAAGCTCGCCGAACCGATTCCCGGGCAGTCGACAGCGGCACTTTCAGCAGTGGCTGCAGAACTGCATGTGGTGATTATCGCCTCGCTTTTCGAAAAGCGCGCTGAGGGGCTCTACCACAATACCACCGCGGTCATCGACGCTGATGGTACGTACCTGGGCAAATACCGCAAGATGCATATTCCGGACGATCCGGCATATTACGAAAAATTTTACTTTACACCCGGTGACCTGGGCTACAAGGTCTTCAATACCAAATTCGCCAAAATCGGCATACTGATCTGCTGGGACCAATGGTATCCTGAGGCCAGCCGCATCACCGCCCTCATGGGGGCCGACATCATGTTTTACCCGACGGCCATCGGCTGGGCGACCGACCAGGATGAGCAAACCAACAAGGACCAGTACGAATCCTGGCAAATCATACAGCGTTCGCATGCCGTCGCCAATGGCATTCCGGTTGTGAGTGTCAACCGGGTCGGCTTTGAGCAGCAGGGGGCCATGAAGTTCTGGGGCGGCAGTTTCGTTGCCAACGGACAGGGTAAACTGTTGTACCTGGCATCACACGACGAGGAAGAAACCACCGTGGTCGACGTAAATTTAAACGATGCCGATCACTTCCGGATGCACTGGCCGTTCCTGCGCGACCGTAGGATTGACAGTTATCAGCCCATCACAAAACGGTTTATCGATGAGGACTAA
- a CDS encoding pentapeptide repeat-containing protein: MQFITFASMPQYLFEQQFHNIDYAKDTADHTDFERCTFTDCDFSAVAFTAVTFIDCVFYSCNFDGAKINYVALRTAQFYRCSFREVNFAMCDKLIFDIRFEDCILDFAKFYTLKLKGTTFSGCSLIAADFMSADLTSCAFPDCDLYRAEFDKAVADKCDFSLSRNFTINPASTRLKKAVFSKSGLGGLLSRHGILVS; encoded by the coding sequence ATGCAATTCATTACCTTTGCCTCCATGCCGCAATACCTGTTTGAACAACAATTTCACAACATCGACTACGCGAAAGACACCGCTGACCACACTGATTTTGAACGTTGTACTTTCACCGACTGTGATTTCTCAGCCGTAGCGTTTACTGCAGTGACCTTTATTGACTGCGTGTTTTACAGTTGCAATTTTGACGGCGCGAAAATCAATTATGTAGCACTCAGGACGGCACAGTTCTACCGCTGCAGTTTCAGGGAAGTGAATTTTGCAATGTGTGACAAACTGATTTTCGATATCCGATTTGAAGATTGTATTCTCGATTTTGCGAAATTCTACACGCTCAAACTGAAAGGCACCACCTTCTCAGGCTGCAGCCTTATCGCGGCGGATTTTATGAGCGCCGATTTAACTTCGTGCGCGTTTCCCGATTGTGATTTGTACCGTGCGGAATTTGACAAGGCGGTCGCAGACAAATGCGATTTCAGCCTTAGCCGGAACTTTACGATTAATCCGGCGTCAACCCGACTCAAAAAAGCGGTCTTCTCAAAGTCGGGTCTCGGGGGCCTGCTCTCAAGACACGGTATTCTCGTCAGCTGA
- a CDS encoding BlaI/MecI/CopY family transcriptional regulator, protein MENRKEIMQSEPTKSELEILQVLWQFGPSTVRFVNDTLNEQKRSVQYTSTLKLMQIMAEKGMLNPDKSSMKHIYSAAVEEKKTKGLLLEKFVDNLYQGSSSSLMTQLLGNKRTTQQELDEIRAMLDKIDKKK, encoded by the coding sequence ATGGAAAACAGAAAAGAAATCATGCAGTCAGAACCTACAAAATCAGAATTGGAAATCTTACAGGTGTTGTGGCAGTTTGGGCCATCGACGGTACGATTCGTAAACGACACCTTAAATGAACAGAAACGGTCGGTACAATACACTTCCACCCTGAAGCTGATGCAGATTATGGCTGAAAAAGGCATGCTCAACCCAGACAAATCCAGCATGAAGCACATATACAGCGCGGCAGTCGAAGAAAAGAAAACCAAAGGCCTGCTTTTGGAGAAATTTGTAGACAATCTTTACCAGGGTTCCAGCTCCAGCCTGATGACGCAGCTGCTTGGGAATAAGAGAACGACCCAACAGGAACTTGATGAAATCCGGGCGATGCTCGATAAAATCGATAAAAAGAAATAG
- a CDS encoding tRNA-(ms[2]io[6]A)-hydroxylase — MSTFRLQLPTDPRWVNIVEKNISEILTDHAWCEQKAASNAITLITINSEFPDLVTDMLALAKEELEHFDMVHEIIKKRGLKLGRERKDEYVGELAQYMKKSNTGSRVSGLVERLLFSAMIEARSCERFKVLSENIQDEELSLFYRELMESEAGHYTTFITYARKYGEGIDVEKRWREWLDFEASVIAKYGKSESIHG; from the coding sequence ATGTCAACCTTCCGCCTGCAGTTGCCCACCGACCCACGCTGGGTCAATATCGTCGAAAAAAACATCTCGGAAATCCTGACCGACCACGCCTGGTGCGAGCAAAAAGCCGCTTCCAATGCCATTACGCTGATTACCATCAATTCTGAGTTTCCTGACCTGGTGACCGATATGCTGGCTTTGGCCAAAGAAGAACTCGAGCATTTCGATATGGTGCACGAAATCATCAAGAAGCGCGGCCTGAAGCTCGGACGCGAACGCAAGGACGAATATGTGGGCGAGCTCGCGCAATACATGAAAAAAAGCAATACCGGAAGCCGTGTGTCCGGTCTGGTCGAACGCCTGCTGTTTTCCGCGATGATCGAAGCGCGGAGCTGTGAAAGATTCAAAGTGCTTTCCGAAAACATACAGGACGAGGAACTTTCGCTGTTCTACCGCGAACTGATGGAGAGCGAAGCCGGGCATTACACCACTTTTATCACCTACGCCCGAAAATATGGCGAGGGGATTGATGTGGAAAAGCGCTGGCGCGAATGGCTTGATTTTGAAGCTTCAGTGATTGCAAAATACGGAAAATCAGAATCGATACACGGATAA
- a CDS encoding GNAT family N-acetyltransferase, producing the protein MHITEAQANEFNLIQYIVDKTWPVAYGKILSKAQLDYMIALFYSLETLNRNLESGHRFYFAKEGGTVLGFLGIEHRYKGNPVTRIHKIYMLPEAQGKGVGKQFIGFAEDLASKSGSEKLSLNVNRYNPAIGFYERLGFENVGSEDVEIGNGYLMEDYIMEKSLS; encoded by the coding sequence ATGCACATCACCGAAGCGCAGGCAAACGAATTCAACCTCATACAGTATATCGTCGATAAGACCTGGCCGGTGGCTTATGGCAAAATCCTTTCGAAGGCGCAGCTTGACTATATGATTGCGCTTTTTTATTCTCTGGAAACGCTGAACAGGAACCTGGAGAGCGGCCACCGTTTTTACTTCGCCAAAGAAGGCGGGACCGTCCTGGGATTCTTGGGCATTGAGCACCGATACAAGGGGAATCCTGTGACACGGATCCATAAAATTTACATGCTGCCGGAAGCGCAGGGCAAAGGTGTGGGGAAGCAATTCATCGGTTTTGCCGAAGACCTGGCCAGCAAAAGCGGATCTGAAAAACTGTCACTGAATGTCAACCGGTACAACCCTGCCATCGGATTTTATGAACGACTCGGCTTTGAGAATGTGGGCAGCGAGGATGTCGAAATAGGCAACGGTTACCTCATGGAAGACTACATTATGGAGAAATCCCTCAGCTGA
- the glyA gene encoding serine hydroxymethyltransferase, which yields MQHDQEIFDLILDEQDRQIHGLELIASENFVSDQVMEAAGSCLTNKYAEGYPGKRYYGGCEVVDIVEQIAIDRAKALFGAAYANVQPHSGSQANTAVYAACLKPGDKILGFDLSHGGHLTHGSPVNFSGKLYQPVFYGVEKETGRFDYDKIQEIATREQPKMIIAGASAYCRDMDFERFRSIADSVGALLLADISHPAGLIAKGLMNDPIPHCHIVTTTTHKTLRGPRGGMILMGKDFENPWGLTTPKGEIKMMSNLLDMAVFPGNQGGPLMHIIAAKAVAFGEALTDEFFNYSMQVQKNAKAMAEAFMKRGYNLISGGTDNHMMLIDLRNKGITGKEAENALVKAEITVNKNMVPFDDKSPFTTSGIRIGTPAITTRGLLEADMETVVELIDKVLSNINNEDVIAEVGDQVNEMMSERAMFVF from the coding sequence ATGCAGCACGACCAGGAAATTTTCGACCTGATCCTTGACGAACAGGACAGGCAGATACACGGACTTGAACTCATTGCCTCAGAAAACTTTGTAAGCGACCAGGTCATGGAAGCCGCGGGTTCCTGCCTCACCAATAAGTATGCGGAAGGCTATCCCGGAAAGCGTTATTACGGTGGGTGTGAGGTCGTCGATATTGTGGAGCAGATTGCCATAGATCGTGCCAAAGCGCTTTTCGGTGCAGCTTATGCCAACGTGCAGCCGCATTCCGGTTCCCAGGCAAATACTGCCGTTTATGCAGCCTGTCTGAAGCCGGGTGACAAGATCCTTGGTTTTGACTTGTCGCATGGCGGTCACCTTACGCACGGTTCTCCGGTAAATTTCTCCGGTAAGTTATACCAGCCGGTATTCTACGGTGTGGAGAAGGAAACCGGTCGTTTCGATTATGATAAAATCCAAGAAATCGCCACAAGAGAGCAGCCGAAAATGATCATTGCCGGCGCCTCAGCATACTGCCGTGACATGGATTTCGAACGTTTCCGAAGCATCGCCGACAGTGTGGGCGCGCTATTGCTGGCAGATATTTCACATCCTGCGGGTTTGATAGCCAAAGGCCTGATGAATGACCCGATACCGCATTGCCATATCGTCACGACGACCACGCACAAAACCCTTCGCGGGCCGCGTGGCGGAATGATCCTGATGGGTAAGGATTTCGAAAATCCGTGGGGACTGACCACGCCCAAAGGGGAAATCAAGATGATGTCAAACTTACTCGACATGGCCGTTTTTCCCGGAAATCAGGGCGGGCCATTGATGCATATTATCGCTGCGAAAGCAGTGGCTTTCGGAGAGGCACTCACCGATGAATTTTTCAATTATTCCATGCAGGTCCAGAAAAATGCCAAAGCGATGGCCGAAGCTTTTATGAAACGAGGTTACAACCTGATCTCGGGAGGGACTGACAACCACATGATGCTGATCGACCTGCGCAATAAAGGCATTACCGGCAAGGAAGCCGAAAACGCATTGGTGAAAGCGGAGATCACCGTAAACAAGAACATGGTACCGTTTGATGATAAGTCGCCGTTCACCACTTCAGGTATCCGGATCGGGACACCTGCAATCACGACACGCGGACTTTTGGAAGCAGATATGGAAACGGTCGTGGAACTGATTGATAAGGTGCTTTCCAACATCAACAATGAAGATGTAATCGCCGAAGTGGGCGATCAGGTAAACGAAATGATGAGCGAACGCGCAATGTTCGTTTTCTAA
- a CDS encoding M56 family metallopeptidase, whose amino-acid sequence MTLLHDDMVKAVGWTLIHSIWQGMFLAVLAGIVILFTKKAAAVLRYNILSLLFVAFIATVAVTFSHEFSMEASSGVVQLDLPVAQQQFTSTAGTTDFLSQAVHFLNDNAATITWIWLLVFGVKMIGVFNAFGKIYRMRHYKNFEVPAYWNDRMSELALAINLKKHVLLRESVLVGIPCVTGYLKPIILLPFGMLANLPQDQVEAVLLHELAHIRRKDYFVNLLQHLAETVFFFNPGLLWVSSLVRDERENCCDDIALGVTGNKTDLVHALISFEACQSQKLSVAFAGDRKPLLQRVKRIVYDDNKSLSKAEKTFLSVCVVITGIAIIACTSPKTGDALRTSVNKALSGKIPAVQLPGNGAVRTVTQTTHQEVTTVETVQTNENTAPANETDDQAESPAPVCSPEPIVGPMPAESSTTSTVTTRTVNSKTKTAHTMDREVMAYDSENPSKNRHATLRTGITGENLPDDMNIDMLTNNIISDLINDHIITGTEGLSFRLSGNSLIVNGRKQCETVHAKLKRKYVKPKVSAICYNFEYRGDI is encoded by the coding sequence ATGACTTTATTACACGATGACATGGTCAAGGCAGTTGGATGGACATTAATCCACTCCATTTGGCAGGGAATGTTCCTGGCGGTACTTGCGGGAATTGTGATACTGTTCACCAAAAAAGCTGCGGCGGTGTTGCGGTATAATATATTGTCACTGCTGTTTGTCGCTTTCATCGCCACTGTAGCGGTGACCTTCAGCCACGAGTTTTCAATGGAAGCTTCTTCGGGCGTGGTCCAACTCGACCTGCCGGTAGCACAGCAACAATTCACTTCCACCGCAGGCACGACGGATTTTCTAAGTCAGGCAGTCCATTTCCTGAACGACAACGCAGCGACAATTACCTGGATATGGCTGTTGGTGTTTGGGGTAAAGATGATCGGCGTTTTCAATGCCTTCGGAAAGATTTACAGGATGCGGCACTATAAGAATTTTGAAGTCCCTGCGTACTGGAACGACAGGATGTCTGAATTGGCATTGGCAATCAACCTCAAAAAGCACGTGCTGCTGCGAGAGTCGGTACTCGTCGGAATTCCGTGTGTCACCGGTTACCTGAAACCCATCATACTGCTTCCGTTTGGTATGCTGGCCAACCTGCCACAGGACCAGGTCGAGGCGGTGCTGCTGCATGAACTGGCCCACATCCGAAGGAAGGATTATTTTGTCAACCTGTTGCAGCATCTTGCCGAAACAGTATTTTTCTTTAACCCCGGATTGTTGTGGGTGTCGTCGCTGGTCAGGGACGAAAGGGAGAACTGTTGCGATGACATTGCGCTGGGCGTTACCGGCAACAAAACCGATCTGGTTCACGCCCTCATTTCATTTGAGGCCTGTCAATCCCAAAAGCTTTCTGTAGCCTTTGCCGGGGACAGGAAACCGCTGCTGCAGCGTGTGAAAAGGATAGTATACGACGACAACAAGTCGTTGAGTAAGGCAGAAAAAACGTTCCTGTCTGTGTGCGTTGTCATTACCGGCATAGCCATCATCGCCTGCACGAGTCCTAAAACAGGGGACGCTTTGAGAACATCCGTGAACAAAGCGCTTTCCGGAAAGATTCCTGCAGTGCAACTGCCCGGAAATGGTGCCGTCCGAACTGTCACACAAACGACGCACCAGGAAGTGACTACTGTGGAAACGGTCCAGACTAATGAAAACACCGCGCCTGCAAACGAAACGGATGATCAGGCCGAATCGCCGGCGCCGGTTTGTAGTCCTGAACCGATCGTTGGGCCAATGCCCGCTGAGAGTTCCACCACCTCGACTGTGACCACCCGCACGGTCAACTCGAAAACCAAAACGGCCCACACGATGGACCGCGAAGTGATGGCCTACGATTCTGAAAATCCATCGAAAAACAGGCATGCAACCTTACGTACCGGCATCACGGGAGAGAATCTCCCCGACGATATGAACATTGACATGCTGACCAACAATATCATTTCCGATCTGATCAACGACCATATCATTACAGGCACAGAAGGTTTGTCATTCAGGCTATCAGGAAACAGCCTTATCGTGAACGGCCGGAAACAATGCGAAACTGTCCACGCAAAGCTGAAGCGGAAATATGTAAAACCGAAAGTCAGCGCCATCTGTTACAATTTCGAGTACAGGGGCGACATATAA